A section of the Lathamus discolor isolate bLatDis1 chromosome 6, bLatDis1.hap1, whole genome shotgun sequence genome encodes:
- the CIITA gene encoding MHC class II transactivator produces MELQDSRRQIMDSTFLSENGYLDLLHSDIDPLHLYTQLDPKLSGNEEGDFSADSEADANYYDQFNMDFLYTMENSENGDELDLCSTKEAYARIAGLAEYVLQDQQEMQVEDTFAENLILEEIAAENSEMLPDVKVQKCHKRTFLASAESCSDASEPKYRKTVEVPAVSAGNGSFLTMPLNTHPASSTSLTNQHMSFSLLAANALERSFLISGPSAPLIPECLFVGMKGSQQNAGFADPPKQILGFVLGNGTSDVLIYPGLEMLKEVQVPIIPSEEPLKRPKPVEAFCTSLKHYFQDVCRSVAMEREVALDHLFIDGTLVQSQTETKTGKNSIKAMEKKLVTCSLQEKEKAALKRSQIFQIPGSKDLETKVIVVLGKAGMGKSILVQKICQDWSNGEFSQFEFVFWFDCKQISLPEKQYSLKDLLLEFFVKPQEGSKEIFEYILKNPAKVLLVFDGFEGLHDHENFLRCSASQPEQDLCTIKELLSGLIQKKILNGCTLLLTARPKDKVYQCVSKVDKAIEITGFSPQQRELYINKYFEGLPYSDNALKLIKECEYLFSHCFSPVMCRFVCFLCETVLEMGDKCLPSTLTTVFLKFFQQKIIPMQADAVAIQNQESLAKLAHIAWYLGEKHRSAIKSDLLPSKEVKEFALKYGFFLPFAFPKHSDSGEEAFGSTFADFIIQNFLGALHLTLAEEIKDKSLTKYLSFPSKKKKPYNWLDLVPQFLSGLLFLQDDPSFCSLSNKIVKQSIKKQKTLLKCIRRLQINELCPERLLKLLQCIYETQSSYLLQHVALRLKPDLSFLGVVLTPPDVHVLHSILKRSRKEFSLDLRNSSVDMQGLKDLVGLKNVSSFRASLSDTVRLWKSLEQAKDYELLRASTEKFVLDPFKAKTMKDISDLSDLVDIQKKMINCVQDASGCSSYEIPAIKNLRKLEFALGPVCGLRGFLKLVGILAAFPSLQYLDLDALSENGIGDEGAKSLSEVFPTLTSLETLNLSQNKITDVGAEKLATALPSLSSLKTLSLYNNSICDFGAENLAKVLPAMASLRVLEVQYNKITGAGAQQLTESLRKCPHIKKLVMWNPTIPYGVLEHLRQLDSRISV; encoded by the exons ATGGAGCTGCAAG acAGCAGGAGACAAATCATGGATTCAacatttctgtctgaaaatgGTTATCTTGATTTGCTGCACAGTGATATTGACCCATTGCATCTGTATACTCAACTTGATCCTAAGTTATCTGGAAATGAAGAAGGTGACTTCTCTGCAG ATTCTGAAGCTGATGCTAACTACTATGATCAGTTCAATATGGATTTCCTGTATACaatggaaaacagtgaaaatgggGATGAATTGGATCTCTGTTCCACCAAAGAAGCTTATGCTAGAATAG CTGGATTAGCAGAATATGTGCTCCAAGATCAGCAGGAGATGCAGGTGGAAGACACTTTTG cAGAGAACCTTATTTTGGAAGAAATAGCAGCTGAAAACAGTGAGATGCTTCCTGACGTAAAggtgcagaaatgtcacaaacgaa CGTTCTTAGCCTCTGCAGAGAGTTGCTCTGATGCTTCAGAACCCAAATACAGGAAAACAG tggAAGTCCCTGCAGTGTCTGCAGGGAACGGCAGTTTCCTTACTATGCCTCTGAACACCCATCCAGCTAGCTCCACCTCACTAACTAACCAGCACATGtccttttctcttcttgctgCCAATGCGTTGGAAAGGAGTTTCTTAATTTCTG GACCTTCAGCACCTCTGATTCCAGAGTGTCTATTTGTTGGCATGAAAGGGAGCCAACAGAATGCAGGCTTTGCAGATCCTCCTAAGCAGATACTTGGCTTTGTTCTTGGAAACGGCACATCTGATGTTCTAATATATCCAG gtttagAAATGCTCAAAGAAGTCCAAGTTCCCATAATTCCTTCTGAAGAACCTCTCAAAAGACCAA AGCCAGTGGAAGCCTTCTGTACATCACTTAAGCATTATTTCCAAGATGTCTGCAGATCTGTGGCCATGGAGCGTGAAGTAGCTCTTGATCACCTGTTTATTGATGGGACACTTGTCCAAAGCCAAACTGAAACCAAGACTGGGAAGAATAGCATTAAAGCAATGGAAAAGAAGCTGGTAACATGCAGTctgcaagagaaggaaaaagcagcccTTAAAAGAAGCCAAATATTTCAAATCCCAGGAAGCAAAGATTTAGAGACTAAAGTGATTGTGGTTCTGGGAAAAGCAGGAATGGGCAAAAGCATTCTTGTTCAGAAGATCTGCCAGGACTGGTCCAATGGAGAATTTTCTCAATTTGaatttgtgttttggtttgacTGCAAACAAATAAGCTTGCCTGAGAAGCAATATAGCCTGAAGGATCTGCTGCTTGAATTTTTTGTGAAACCTCAAGAGGGAAGCAAAGAGATCTTTGAGTATATCTTGAAAAATCCTGCTAAAGTCCTTCTGGTTTTTGATGGCTTTGAAGGGTTGCATGATCATGAAAATTTTCTTCGTTGCTCAGCCAGCCAGCCTGAACAAGACTTGTGCACTATAAAGGAGCTGCTTTCAGGGCTCATTCAAAAAAAGATACTCAATGGTTGTACTTTATTGCTAACAGCAAGACCAAAAGACAAGGTGTACCAGTGTGTGTCCAAAGTGGATAAGGCTATTGAAATAACAGGATTTTCCCCTCAGCAGAGAGAATTGTACATAAACAAATACTTTGAAGGATTACCCTACAGTGATAATGCACTGAAATTAATCAAGGAGTGTGAGTACTTGTTCAGTCATTGTTTCAGCCCTGTTATGTgtagatttgtttgttttctctgtgagaCAGTACTTGAAATGGGAGACAAGTGTCTTCCTTCAACTCTTACTACAGTCTTCCTGAAATTTTTTCAGCAGAAGATAATACCTATGCAAGCAGATGCTGTAGCCATTCAAAATCAAGAAAGTCTTGCTAAGCTGGCCCATATAGCCTGGTATCTTGGAGAAAAGCACCGAAGTGCCATAAAAAGTGATCTTCTTCCTTCTAAGGAGGTTAAAGAGTTTGCTCTGAAATACGGATTTTTCCTGCCATTTGCATTCCCCAAACATTCAGATAGTGGAGAAGAGGCATTTGGGAGCACATTCGCTGATTTTATCATTCAGAATTTCTTGGGTGCACTTCACCTTACGTTAGCAGAAGAGATCAAGGATAAAAGTCTAACAAAGTACCTGTCTTTTCcatccaagaagaaaaaaccttATAATTGGTTAGATTTAGTGCCTCAGTTTTTGTCTGGATTGTTGTTCCTCCAGGATGACCCCTCCTTCTGCTCCCTTTCAAATAAGATTGTAAAACAGTCAatcaagaagcagaaaacactgTTGAAATGTATTAGAAGGCTGCAGATAAATGAGCTCTGTCCAGAGAGGTTACTCAAACTCTTACAATGTATTTATGAAACACAAAGCAGTTATCTTTTGCAGCATGTGGCCTTAAGGCTCAAGCCAGACCTGTCTTTTCTGGGTGTAGTTCTAACACCACCTGACGTCCATGTACTGCACTCTATTTTAAAAAGGTCAAGAAAAGAGTTTTCTTTGGATTTGCGAAACAGCAGCGTTGACATGCAAGGACTGAAAGACTTGGTTGGCCTGAAGAATGTGTCATCTTTCAG GGCCTCCCTCAGTGACACAGTCAGGCTCTGGAAGTCTTTAGAACAGGCAAAAGACTATGAACTGCTGAGAGCATCAACAGAGAAATTTGTTCTTGATCCCTTTAAGGCAAAGACAATGAAGGACATCAGTGACCTTTCAGACCTTGTGGATATACAGAAGAAGATGATCAATTG TGTGCAAGATGCATCTGGTTGCAGCAGCTATGAAATTCCTGCCATCAAAAACCTCAGGAAACTAGAATTTGC cctGGGTCCAGTATGCGGCCTTCGGGGATTCTTAAAACTCGTGGGAATTCTTGCAGCATTTCCATCACTTCAATACTTAGA CCTTGATGCTCTAAGTGAAAATGGCATAGGAGATGAAGGAGCAAAAAGTCTATCTGAAGTCTTTCCAACCCTCACATCACTGGAAACATTAAA TTTATCACAGAATAAGATAACTGATGTGGGTGCTGAGAAGCTAGCTACAgctcttccttccctgtctTCATTAAAGACACTAAG cttATACAACAACAGCATTTGTGATTTTGGAGCAGAAAATCTTGCCAAAGTTCTTCCTGCGATGGCATCTTTGAGAGTACTAGA AGTTCAGTATAACAAAATAACTGGTGCTGGAGCCCAGCAGCTGACTGAAAGCCTGCGAAAATGTCCCCATATAAAGAAATTGGT GATGTGGAATCCCACCATTCCCTATGGAGTTCTTGAACACCTTCGGCAGCTGGACTCTAGGATCAGTGTGTAG